The genomic DNA CCGGTGCCGATTACCACAAAGGTCCCCAGCCCCAGGGCATCAAGATAGAGCAGGGGATACTCAATAAAGCCGATCCGGCGGTGAAACAGGAAAACTGCAAGCGCTACGATGATTGACAGGTAGAAATAGGTCTCGTCCTTGAAAATAAACGGCGGGGTGTCCCCCAGCAACAGGTCGCGCAGGGTTCCGCCGCCGGTTGCCGTTACCATTCCCAGGAGTAGAACGCCGAAAAGGTCCATGTCGCGCCGGATACCCGCCAGCGCGCCGGACGCTGCGAAAGCCGCAGTGCCAAGCAGGTCGAGGCTGTAAAGCAGAGTCACAAAGCAATCCTCCGGGCGGCAGTTTACCCTCATCCTCAGATGAACGCAATGGGAGGTTAGTTACGGGCTTTTAACTTGCGCGCAGGGCAAACTATCGCCTGGCGCCAGGCGCATTTTGGGAATCAGCGCGTCTGGCAGTTCGTTCATCCGCTCCGGGCCGAGCCTGGAAAGTTCTTCCCGGAAACGTTCCGCCTCGGCGGCGAGCAGTGCTACTTCAATGCGCTGACAAACCGGCCGGACCCGCTGCAAATACTTAATGCCACTGGTCAGCAAAGAGATTGCACCGCCATAATTCTCATTGCGCCAATGCAGCAGGGCAACGGCGATCTGCAGCATCCCCTGGTAGAACCAGCGCGGTTCATCCTCGGAACCGATCCAGAGGTCTTCGAGCGTCTCGTGGCATTCATACCAGTCCCCACGATTGAACTCGCCGAACGCCTGTAGAATCGCACCGGAAGGGGAGTCACTACAAGGTCGTTTATTGGACATATGAACTTCCTCACTGATCTGAGCGGACAGACATGCTGAACCGCTTTCTTGTTATATTGTACCGCAATGCAGCGGAAGCAGCATCTATTTGGAGAATGCGCACCATTCGGTTATTGGCAAATACAATTCGTGCCATCTACGATTGATTCGGATATACTCGCTCCTCGCCGGAACCGGCAGGTGGAGGCATCTTTGAAGGTCGTAAAATGGTTGACAGCAATCATTCTCATCAGCCTGTTGGCTTACGCAGCCTGGGTCGGTATCACGCTCTTCCGGCTCCCCTCGGTAACAGGACTTGCCGACAGACATCTGAGCCTGACCATCCAGGTAAGGGACTGGCAGGGTAAACAGCATCCATTTATCGTAGGCCCGGCGAATCCCCACTGGACCCCGGCGTCACGCATCCCATCGGAAATGGAGTGGGCAGTCATCGTGTCGGAAGACGCCAACTTTTATCAACACGAGGGGATTGATGTCAAAGCGATCAAAAACGCTATCAAGTATGACCTGGAAAAGAAGCGCTTTGCACGCGGCGCCTCGACCATAACCCAGCAAACGGCAAAGAATCTCTTTCTCTCACGGGAAAAAACCGTTACCCGCAAGATCGAGGAGTTCTACCTCGCCAAGCGGATGGAGCAGGAGCTGACCAAGGAACGGATTCTTGAACTCTACCTCAATATCATCGAGCTGGGGCCAATGGTGTACGGCATCGACCATGGTGCCCGCTACTATTTCAACAAACCGGCCAGCGCCCTCACTCCCAGGGAATGCTCGTTCCTCGCTGCCATGCTTCCGGGCCCGCAAAAGGTCTACAACCCGTACCGGCACCTGGACCGGGTACTGAAACGCTCCGACACGATCCTGCGCCAGTTGCGGCAAAGTGGGGTGCTGAGCGAGGCGGAATACCGCATGGCTCTGGCCGAGACGCCAGATATCAGCGGCATGCAGCGCAAGGTCGATAAAAGCTTTACCGGAAAAGTCCGCAGATTTTTCAAAGGCCTGTTCAGCTTTTCATAACGGCACAGAACTATTGATTATTAGCCGACAAGGACTAAAATTACGGATTCTTCAGCACAACGCACCATGGCCCTTTACTGGGCAACGATATGACGTTAAAATTCCGGTAACGCCACGGGCGTGATTCGACAAACACAGGAGGTAACCATGGAAATCGACATGCGCCGGTTGCGCAACCTGATCAGCAAACAAAGGGACGAGATTGAACGGAGTGTCGAGGGGACCGGCTACCTGGCCAGGACAGTGATCGGCGTCGGCACCTTTTTGCTCGATAACGAAGGCAACATCGACCTGTTATCAGCCAAACAGCTGACTACCTTTGAA from Geoanaerobacter pelophilus includes the following:
- a CDS encoding trimeric intracellular cation channel family protein, whose protein sequence is MTLLYSLDLLGTAAFAASGALAGIRRDMDLFGVLLLGMVTATGGGTLRDLLLGDTPPFIFKDETYFYLSIIVALAVFLFHRRIGFIEYPLLYLDALGLGTFVVIGTGKGLDFNIGFVGSVMMGVMTATAGGMMRDVLSSRVPLVLQKEVYASACLAGGTLLYLLHQTPLPSSWALALSAIATTMLRLCAIRFNWSLPKAHHAGSNS
- a CDS encoding DUF309 domain-containing protein, yielding MSNKRPCSDSPSGAILQAFGEFNRGDWYECHETLEDLWIGSEDEPRWFYQGMLQIAVALLHWRNENYGGAISLLTSGIKYLQRVRPVCQRIEVALLAAEAERFREELSRLGPERMNELPDALIPKMRLAPGDSLPCAQVKSP
- a CDS encoding transglycosylase domain-containing protein, whose protein sequence is MKVVKWLTAIILISLLAYAAWVGITLFRLPSVTGLADRHLSLTIQVRDWQGKQHPFIVGPANPHWTPASRIPSEMEWAVIVSEDANFYQHEGIDVKAIKNAIKYDLEKKRFARGASTITQQTAKNLFLSREKTVTRKIEEFYLAKRMEQELTKERILELYLNIIELGPMVYGIDHGARYYFNKPASALTPRECSFLAAMLPGPQKVYNPYRHLDRVLKRSDTILRQLRQSGVLSEAEYRMALAETPDISGMQRKVDKSFTGKVRRFFKGLFSFS